Proteins encoded in a region of the Ursus arctos isolate Adak ecotype North America unplaced genomic scaffold, UrsArc2.0 scaffold_2, whole genome shotgun sequence genome:
- the ASPHD1 gene encoding aspartate beta-hydroxylase domain-containing protein 1 — protein MWRGNSPGGNPGAATEGTGGELGGQGNWGLEDAPGLLARASLPIMPVWPSPLASSALTLLLGALTSLFLWYCYRLGSQDTQALGAGSQAGGVGGGPRGCSEKGRPSPGSSGEPGDGPRAEGLVSRRLRAYARRYSWAGMGRVRRAAQGGPGPGGGPGVLGIQRPGLLFLPDLPSAPFVPRDAQRHDVELLESSFPAILRDFGAVSWDFSGTTPLPRGWSPPLAPGCYQLLLYQAGRCQPSNCRRCPGAYRALRGLRSFMSANTFGNAGFSVLLPGARLEGRCGPTNARVRCHLGLKIPPGCELVVGGEPQCWAEGHCLLVDDSFLHTVAHNGSPEDGPRVVFIVDLWHPNVAGAERQALDFVFAPDP, from the exons ATGTGGAGGGGAAACAGCCCAGGGGGTAACCCGGGAGCAGCCACAGAGGGAACCGGTGGAGAACTGGGAGGACAGGGAAACTGGGGTCTGGAAGATGCCCCAGGCCTCCTGGCCAGGGCCTCTCTGCCCATCATGCCTGTGTGGCCATCACCCTTGGCCTCCTCAGCCCTCACCCTGCTCCTTGGAGccctcacttcccttttcctctGGTACTGTTACCGCCTGGGCTCCCAAGACACGCAGGCTCTAGGCGCTGGGAGTCAGGCTGGGGGTGTTGGTGGAGGGCCTAGGGGATGCTCTGAGAAGGGCAGGCCAAGCccagggagctctggggagcctggggacgGACCCAGGGCAGAAGGCCTAGTGAGCCGTCGCCTGCGGGCCTATGCCAGGCGCTACTCCTGGGCTGGCATGGGTAGGGTGAGGCGGGCAGCTCAAGgtggcccaggccctgggggagggCCAGGGGTCCTGGGCATTCAGCGCCCAGGCCTGCTTTTTTTGCCAGACCTGCCCTCAGCCCCCTTCGTGCCACGGGATGCCCAGCGGCATGACGTGGAGCTCCTGGAGAGCAGCTTCCCTGCCATTTTGCGGGACTTTGGGGCTGTGAGTTGGGACTTCTCAGGGACTACTCCTCTGCCTCGGGGCTggtccccacccctggcccctggGTGCTACCAGCTCCTGCTGTACCAAGCAGGCCGGTGCCAACCCAGCAACTGCCGCCGGTGCCCAGGGGCCTATCGGGCACTGAGGGGGCTGCGGAGCTTTATGAGTGCCAACACCTTCGGCAATGCTGGCTTTTCTGTCCTCCTGCCTGGGGCCCGGCTTGAGGGTCGCTGTGGGCCCACCAATGCCCGGGTCAGATGCCATCTGG GCCTGAAGATTCCTCCCGGCTGTGAGCTGGTGGTCGGGGGcgagccccagtgctgggctGAGGGGCACTGTCTACTGGTGGATGACTCCTTCCTGCACACAGTGGCTCATAATG GCTCCCCCGAAGATGGGCCTCGAGTGGTCTTCATCGTGGACCTTTGGCACCCCAATGTGGCCGGAGCCGAGCGCCAGGCCCTTGACTTTGTCTTCGCACCAGACCCTTGA